The Medicago truncatula cultivar Jemalong A17 chromosome 4, MtrunA17r5.0-ANR, whole genome shotgun sequence genome includes a region encoding these proteins:
- the LOC11409996 gene encoding 40S ribosomal protein S13, which produces MGRMHSGGKGISSSALPYKRSAPGWLKTSTQDVEETICKFAKKGLTPSQIGVILRDSHGIAQVKFITGSKILRILKAHGLAPEIPEDLYHLIKKAVSIRKHLERNRKDKDSKFRLILVESRIHRLARYYKKTKKLPPVWKYESTTASTLVA; this is translated from the exons ATGGGGCGTATGCACAGTGGCGG TAAGGGTATTTCATCTTCTGCTTTACCATACAAGAGGTCTGCACCAGGATGGCTCAAGACCTCTACACAAGAT GTGGAAGAGACTATTTGCAAGTTTGCAAAGAAGGGTTTGACTCCATCTCAGATCGGTGTTATTCTTAGGGATTCTCATGGAATTGCCCAGGTTAAGTTTATCACTGGCAGCAAAATCCTTAGGATCCTCAAGGCTCATG GACTTGCACCTGAAATTCCTGAGGATCTGTACCATTTGATCAAGAAGGCAGTTTCAATTAGGAAGCATTTGGAGAGGAACAGAAAGGATAAGGACTCCAAGTTCAGGTTGATTCTTGTGGAGAGCAGAATCCACCGTCTTGCTCGCTATTACAAGAAGACCAAGAAGCTCCCACCAGTCTGGAAGTA TGAATCAACAACTGCCAGCACTTTGGTTGCTTAG